Within the Amaranthus tricolor cultivar Red isolate AtriRed21 chromosome 15, ASM2621246v1, whole genome shotgun sequence genome, the region AGCGCAACCTCACTGCTCATGTATGCTACTTCACAACTAAAAAGACGGTTTACTCCATTAAAGAACATCTAAAGCTAAACACCAGTTCATTATACAAATAAAGCTATTTCTAAGTGAGGATCAGTGGTTTAGGTCCCACCTAAGATCCCTTAGGTCTCCTTCAAAGTGTACTTTTTCATTTTACAAATGTACTCCCACCGTCTCCTTGAATTTGCTACACAACACCTAAAAAGCTCACTTTGAATAGCTTTATGCGGCAAATTCAAAGGGCTAAGGAGCATTATcctaaaaaaaccaaaaagttTTGAACTTTTTGAGTTAAGTGGTTTCCCAACTTCTAAGACAAactcatatttaattttttttttgaagtgacaAACTCATATTCAATCCATCCAAGCAAATAATTACAAATCATGGACCATGTAGACTACATTAATCATGTGACCATGTCATCAACATTAGATCATTGAGAACCAATATTACAAAATCCCATCAATTTTGATTCCCTATTTTTCCCTAAAACATCCAATTCTGCCCATAAAAAACCATGACTATGTAAAGCTACATGATGTTGGACTCTTGATGAATAACCATTGCTCATTGTAACCAAGTCAAAGTAACAAATCACCAACAAACATTAAGCAATATTAGTACTCTACAACAGCAATAACAACAAAATTGTCAGATCCCTATTCAACAAATATTGGGATCAGCTCCATAAACCAATAGAAGTAATCTAAAAGAAGCAAAATCACAACTTTAAAGCttaataatcaaaaacaaagttattagagaaaaaacTTACCTATATTGGTAGACACCAAATCCATGCTTAACACCCCACTTAAACTCTCCAACATATTTGCTACCATCCTCAGAAGCATAAACTCCACAACCATGAGATTGTCCATTAGACCACTCTCCTTGATAAACATCACCAgtataaaacctataaatcCCAATACCATGCCTCAATCCTTGCCTATATTGTCCCCTATATCTACTTCCTTTTGCCCAAGTTTCCACTCCATACCCATCATATTTCCCATCAATCCAATCACCTTCATACTTTCCACACATATAGTAGTGATAAACCCCATTTCCTGAACACTTCCCCTTATGAAATTCCCCTTCATAAAAATCCCCATTACTAAAACCCTTGACTCTAAACCCTGAATCCAAACTTTTATCCAATTTAGGATTTGACCCAATTGTCCAAACAACAGGAGGAGTATAGTTTAAGGTTGGATTAATTGCAGAAACCTTAAATGGGTGAGATTTGGTAGTAAAGAATCTAGGTTGAGGAAGGTGAGGAAGAGCTAGAGTGAGTGATATAACAAGAGCagctaaaaaagcaaaaacccAAATGAAATCAATTGAGTTTGAAGTCAACAAGTAAAGTGAAGAGAGGGAAAGTAGAATAGCAATAAGAAACAACCATGGAGTTTTTTGGAATTGGATCTTGTTTTGGGTGTTACTTAATCTATGACAAAGATGAAAGATCAAAACTTTAGGGCTTTTGAGTGATGAATCCATTAAAGATTTAaactttaattggtttttttgATTGGTTGATTGATAAAGGAAATTGGGTTATTGTTTCATTGCAAAATTTGGGTATTTTGTGATTGTTTTTGTTGGATTAGGAAGTGGAAAATGGTGGGtgttttgaaattataaatccttggttttgattggtttttctgTTGGTGGATTTAGTTTTCTGTTGGTGTTGGTGGATTCTACAAAGGAAAAGTGATTGGTATAAGTTGATGAAAGGTTAGGGGGGAATGGGATAGTTGATCTTAATCCTATTGGGCAAGTGGGGTATTGAAGTATACGTCACATCTAATCATCTAATTCTTGATTTAATCCtaatttagtttttgtttttcaattatcAATATTTAATTCAATGATTGTGTTAGATAATGTTCATGTTCATTGATTCAATTATATAACATAAACTATCCTTTGTTAGACCATTACTCTTTTTTTCtcaacatttaaaattttcgGGTAAGAACTATTTTAAAGAGATTATATTGCATGTGAAAATGATGACTAGGTCAAGTTGAATAATAAAAAACGAGTCGAGTGAATTGCATTTGTGATCATTCAAATTGACTTTATACATAATCAAGTCTTATTCCTACAACTTAAATGGGTTGAAGATGATGATTAGGTCAAGTTgaattacaaaagaaaaatgGAATGAATGATACTTTTATGGATTCAAATTGACTCTATGCTTGATCAAGTTGATTGATTAATCCAAGATGATTGTCTAagtcaatttaaaataaataagtcaaTATGAAACTCAATTCATTCACTAGATAAACATATTCAAACAACGTACTTGTGTTGTTATAGAGTTATCTTGGATATATATAGTACTATGTagaatttcataattttatagTTCTAAAAACGAAGTTAAATTTAACgtaaaatgattgaaaaaataatctaccttttaaaaataattcaatagtATAATTTCCATTATTCAACAAGGACTACATTGatataaacatatattaaaaatatatatactttatcgAGACTTTTTAAGATTGATGTTCTAAGCAATTGTTCATTGTGCACATGTTTATAAGACCCTTCTAtgttaatattaaattgatCAGTCTTTGTtgaaatttaaagttaaattgaCCTACTAGTCTTTGCTCTCagtatatttgaatttaattattaaaaatatagttaatcagtttaaattaatttttagtagTTTAGTTGAATTAGATGAATAGATGATGACCTTGACAGATGACTAGTCGGCATGACAACCATATGTTAAGATGAGGAGTGTGATAGAACAACAATCTAAAACCCAAAGATATGGATGAATATTTAGCTTAACATACTTTGATACAAGTAATTTAGTCAAAATAGTTACACGGTTACTCCAATCCATTGGGATAACTACAATTATGACATGACTCATGAGGATGCAAATTGTGATCTTTTGGGATACCAAAGTATGGCCGAAATTGCTATGACATGGAAAGTTGGTAGGGGTAAAATTATAGAGGTATTTATTTAGActtgaaaatgattttatttatttaaagaaaTAATAGTGTTAACATAAGGAATGAAAATTGATCGAACCCAATTagattttgagtttttattttaagctgATAAATAATCGGAtctattaaaacttaaaattttttattttgagctgATGCAAACTCTGAAAGTTTTAAACCCAAGTCTAAACTCATTGGGTGTACTCCCTAAAACAAGTTCAAgttatattagtatttttaatattcttaCGTCAAAATTCTTATAAATTAGGTTTGAAGTCTAATTAAGAATATAAGTTTAGATTGGGTCATGATCTATAGATAGAGTTTCGATTTATAAAGTGATTGTAATTTGAACTTAAATCACTAAAAACAAACTCGAGCTTGACTCATATTCGTTATGAGATGGAAACCCTTTTGAAATCTAACCAAGAACATAAGTTTAAATTGGGTCATGATCTACAGATAGAGTTTTGATTTATAAAGTGGCTGCGAACTTAAATCACTAGAAACAAACTCGAACTTGACTTAGATCCATTATGAGACGCAAACCCTCAAATTATGATTGATTTCTATTACTTCATTAGGGAAGCTAGTTGGATCCAAAACACAAGTTTATGTTGTGATTGTGAAGCTAAATAGCTAATTCTATAGTAATTGCACCAATCTTCAATAAAttgcatttaaaaaaaaaaattctcataaATTGTGATAGACATCTACATTGAAAGCAAAAAGGCAGCCTCCACAAATCCAAATCAGGAATAAAATGCCATCACTCAACTTGGATAGGATAAGAAATTTCCTTTAAATTCTAGTATTATATAATTTGCTCTTATCTTTTCTCATGTTGGCCCCATTAGCAATGCTATGTACTCCATACCAtatgtttgtattttttttggtaGGAATTTCATTTATGAGAACTCCTAAGTATAAATATGTCCTCAATCTGCTTAATAAATGACTATTTTGGTCAAAAATTCTTGAAAAGTGGATGGTTTTGGTGATCATAAATGTATGTTGAGGAGTTGTGGGAGAGAGGTGGATGGTATTGGTGATCATAAATGTATATTGTGGACTTGTGGGAGAGAAGTGGATAATTTTGCTCCATAcgttttataaatttataggTCCCTTTCTAAAACATTGCATTCAAGAAATGTGAAAATTTTATCCAAATGTTCCAAGTATATAACAAAATAATGTTAATTACGATTATCATATAAGTAAGTTTAGTTGTTCATATATTTGTGATCGCGACTAAATTTTGGTTACTCCACTATTTTTATGCTCAATTTTACCAATTGTGTTTGATGGGTCAAACCTTCGAGACAATATGTTTTCTTTCGGCATTGACTTATTTGTGAACTGCAATAGAAAAAGTCGGGCTGATTATTAATGAAATACACTTCACTAATGTGACTGTATACAACAATATACATCGTAAAAATGTGATAGAGGatgaactttatttttttttatccttcGGCCCCTTTTCACTTTTTCAAACATAACCTAAATAGAATATTTAAAGGTAAACAACAATTGtttacatatttatattattcctATGCATTTTTTTGAATGATAATTATTCTTAAGCATTAGTATTTCAATGACATAATATCATCATTAGCATCGTAAGTATTATAATTTATGAGTATACTATGATACTTGTCTGCGAAAATCGGAATAACGTTCAATAGAGCTTTCCCGAACCAAAAATGGTAACAGAAAATTCAAGCCCATACTAAACACAAAACACCTCCATACTCGTTGCAGAACAGAAGCTTTAAAGCTAGTGAACACAATTTTCTTAAgaattcaacaaaaataatttttggcaAGGGTAAGCTTCTCTTCATCAGTGACaaaatatagtaaatttcttttttaaaaataaagataaaccAAAGAAAAGTAAATTATACacgaaaaaactttttttttttttttttttttttttcagttttgttACAAGGAACCGAGGATTTTCAAACTACTTGCAAAACTaagggcaaaaaaaaaaaatacaagattaATTTGAACACTTTCAAGTTCCAAATACATAGCTTACAAACACTATAATAAGGTAGATATAATTTTGGATAAGAGTGATAATAACAGGAAGTGCAGCATCTACCAGACTACCACTGCATTTTTCTTCTTCTCCCGTATTAGGGGGTGGGGGGATGGGGGAAGGTAAATTTACGGTAAACATAGCATTTAACCCAGGACAGCAGTTTCCTGGCGGTTGTATAAGCTTTCTGATCTCACTTCTTAAAACTCGACATCCAGCAACATATCCTCCCTAGGATAGGTGGAGGTAATGAACTGCGTATTTGTTCTAACCGACAGGGTTTTTGGACAATCATGGTTTGTGGAGCTTGAAACCAAATACCCTAGGAGTATAGCTCTGACTTGGTTTTTGAGTATTGAGATGAGGGTATGTCATCAAGAATAGGTGAGGAAAGGTCGTTCCAAAATAAGCTCCATCAACATCTACAACTTGTCAAAGAAAATATAGCAATAAATGTGATTGCTATCAAGTAAACACTACAGAAATACACAGCAAAACTAACATCTGGAAAACAATGATGCCTACGATTTAACAATCCGATTCTGCAAATTTagtcttaattttttataattttttcttattaccTTCATTTACTAAATCTTTTACCATATTTAAGTTTGTTTGTAGAATCCTACGCTCTTATGATTCGATTTTATGGACTCGATCCTACATTTCTGAACAATTCAAAGTGGAATCTCGATCCTAATAACTTTAGCTGCGAATTGCATTGATGGTCCATATGCAGACAATGATATGAGAAGCAATACTGCTAATCTACATCAGGAAGGATGAAGATTCTTAGTCCTAGTACATGAATATATGGAGAAGAAAAGAATCATGTAGCTCATTATAATCTACAAACCACTGGGCATTTATGATGCACATCAGTAATCAACATGAGTGAAAAGCAGCAAGCAGCTATCAAAAGGAGATAGGCAATAACATTAAAAGAGTTTTCAAATATCGAAGGATACTGCCTTGATACTTCGAGCGAGGATAGAAGATATCTTCGCATTTAGGACAGTAAATTTTTACTGTGCTGGATCTTGCAAGATCAGATTGCCCAACAGGAAGGCAAGGTTGTCCACAGCAGTAAACCCTTGGACATCTTCCAAAGTCATAGTTTTTATATTTCTCGAGCTGTATGCCGACCAGAACACCCAATTAATATTTTGGCATCCTAGGTATAACATAATGTAACTAAGATATTTCTCACCATTGCAGCCATCCCTTTGCTTGTCAATATGTATCGAGCATGGATTAGACCATAAAGCATCTCCGCTGCAGATTCAACTAACTCGTTCTGCTCATCAGTAAACATATCACCTGTAGACAACATACATGCCTTGTAAAAATAGAATAACTGAACAAAGGTAGAAGTAACACACTGGAGCAGCATCAGCAATCTGTTGCAGGCATAACCAAGAAAGAGAAAACGATTACATATGGGGGTTTCAGCAAAGGAGAAGATAATCATGACACTTGTTTCCCTAATTCTAAACattgtttatgattttttgacTTCCATTTCCCCTTTTCTCAGTCACCAACTCATTCAAATCCCTATGATCAGAAGTTCTCTACAGTCCAGAAGTCCCACAAAACTCACAATTTTCTCTATAGTACACTATGATCATTAGCCATTATGACCACCACCAACCCCAACCACCGTATGACCCCACAAAAACGGTGCACGACACATCCACTATAGATCCAAAATGCCATCAACCAACCAAGTGTCCTTCACAACTCCGTCATAACCTCATCAACCAACCAAACATTCTCTGGCCACCATCTGTCACTctgacaaaaaaagaaaaaaagcatTCGAGAAGAGTAGGGGACATGCAAAATCCAAAGTCTCCATGATATACAGGACTTTTCAATGGTAAAATAACCAGAGCTTAGATGGTTGATATCAATCACGAAAATTCGCAGCTGTGGAAGGGCAATGAAAGGTaccaatagaaaaaaaaataattgttgtagtggttagagaAATTTGGTGTGTATAAAGTTGGGCCAAAGCTGCTGATAGAGGTTGGTTGGGGACTAGGGAATGAAGGaaacataaaaaatttctaaGGACGGGAAGTCAAGACGAGATACAGAGGAGTGGGTTTAGTTAGCATTATTGATCAAGCATTACCCAAGGAAGACTTCTAATACTTAACTCATATTTACTACAGGCCAATTATAAACCTATACACTGGTAAGCAATGTAGTGAGACAACTAAACAGGGACAAAATTTGCAAAATACGCTTGCTTAAGTATGTATATGATAAAAAGATGCAACATAGACATACATGATACATCAACTGGATGAAAACTGAATACAGAAGTAACACCAAGAATTTAGCCATATAATGCATCAAATAACTTAAATACCCATCTAAACATTTGTAtgcatcataataaaaaaaaaaattcaagggTGGGGGAGAGGAGCTTAGAACTCACCATGTGAAGACTCCACGTCCAGTATCAAGTCCAGTGCATAGTCATAGTATGGGACTTGACTGCTTAATCCACACAGGTTAAAATCATCTTGAATgtaatcatcatcaacttcacaAAAAAATTCATTGCCTCGCAAGTTGCAAAACCATGAGATCCAAGAGGTGTCATCACCGTCTGACCCACTAACATCAGACTCTTCACTATCAGTTTCTGATTCGTCTGCAAGTCAAGAGCCATGgcatgaaaacccaaaaatgAACAAGAGCAATGATAAAAAAAGTGAAAGAAGCAGATAAAGTGATAAAAATTAATGGGACATATCATAGTTGAGTAAGCAGTCTAAACTACGATAAGATATTCAAGGAAAAACAGAACAAGAAGGCAGTTCGCAAAATAGAAGAAAGATGACGAGTAGAGAATTCAACTCAAACTTATCACAATGCGAAGGCCTTCCAATCTTGCATGATAACATATGATGCATAGCACATCATTAATAACTAATATGGACCTAAAATCTAAATCAAAAAGGTCGTTGTTTATATCACTCACAAAGAAAAAGACACATGCACAACACTAATTCCCTCCAAAACACACAATCAAGCTAATATAAGCAACTACAATAGAAATAAGCAAACCACCTGTAAGTATCTATCATAGCTCACCAATAAAGAGTATATGAAAGGTAATTGAGCTGCGTGAATACACAACAATGGGGCTGTTCCTCGACAAAGACTACATCAGTAGTTGGAGATAATTCAGTAGAAAAACTTAACCAACTTCTTTGAGATTCTAACACTTCCCTCCACCTCTAATACCAGCCTCACAAGTTAATTCAAGTATCTAAATTCCACATCCTCATTGCCACTCAAACACTATCCATGGTACCCGAGAATACTGA harbors:
- the LOC130801664 gene encoding casein kinase II subunit beta-1-like, with the translated sequence MYKDRGLKPDMGAVDRKRINEALDKHLERSSPSTSKGLNGKDKDRLSAPTVISGSSGKQPYDQRDSRSVSLSKNRCSDDESETDSEESDVSGSDGDDTSWISWFCNLRGNEFFCEVDDDYIQDDFNLCGLSSQVPYYDYALDLILDVESSHGDMFTDEQNELVESAAEMLYGLIHARYILTSKGMAAMLEKYKNYDFGRCPRVYCCGQPCLPVGQSDLARSSTVKIYCPKCEDIFYPRSKYQGNVDGAYFGTTFPHLFLMTYPHLNTQKPSQSYTPRVFGFKLHKP
- the LOC130801663 gene encoding uncharacterized protein LOC130801663 produces the protein MDSSLKSPKVLIFHLCHRLSNTQNKIQFQKTPWLFLIAILLSLSSLYLLTSNSIDFIWVFAFLAALVISLTLALPHLPQPRFFTTKSHPFKVSAINPTLNYTPPVVWTIGSNPKLDKSLDSGFRVKGFSNGDFYEGEFHKGKCSGNGVYHYYMCGKYEGDWIDGKYDGYGVETWAKGSRYRGQYRQGLRHGIGIYRFYTGDVYQGEWSNGQSHGCGVYASEDGSKYVGEFKWGVKHGFGVYQYRNGDVYAGEYFADKMHGFGVYKFGNGHQYEGSWHEGRRQGMGAYTFRNGDPQSGYWQNGFLVKASYQTQSPELESHFSAYSCKVSTAIQKARAASEKAYNVKTVDDRVNKTVAAANRAANAARVAAVKAVQTRMHEGINSRVLLRNF